The following are encoded together in the uncultured Draconibacterium sp. genome:
- a CDS encoding RNA polymerase sigma factor — protein sequence MKKEEQFNRLVEDNKERIKRICSYYNSNAHDQEDMFQEILVNIWKSLDSFRGDSSINTWIYRVAINTSLSYTGKAYKKMKMIVPADNYQLNSLLEDESLEAKKLQEQQLENLQKELNLLSVIDKALISLLLEGLSMNEIANVIGITESNVKVKIHRIKAQLKTKLEE from the coding sequence TTGAAAAAAGAAGAACAATTTAATCGTCTGGTAGAAGATAATAAGGAGCGAATAAAACGTATTTGCAGCTATTACAATTCAAATGCGCACGATCAGGAAGACATGTTCCAGGAAATATTGGTAAACATCTGGAAAAGTCTGGATAGTTTTCGTGGAGATTCGTCGATAAACACATGGATTTACAGGGTTGCAATAAACACTTCGTTGAGTTACACAGGCAAAGCGTACAAAAAAATGAAAATGATTGTACCTGCCGACAACTACCAGTTGAATTCGCTGCTCGAAGATGAAAGTCTGGAAGCTAAAAAGCTACAGGAACAGCAACTCGAAAATCTGCAAAAGGAATTAAATCTGCTTTCGGTTATCGACAAAGCGCTAATATCGTTGCTACTTGAAGGCCTGAGTATGAACGAAATTGCCAATGTTATTGGAATTACTGAGAGCAATGTTAAAGTAAAAATTCACCGGATTAAAGCACAACTAAAAACAAAATTGGAGGAATAA
- a CDS encoding MarR family transcriptional regulator — protein MEYDQLKLSNQVCFPIYAASRLITREYQPLLDKLGITYPQYLVLMVLWETDNVTVNKITNKLILNTNTVTPLLKRMEVLGLISRTRSENDERKVMVSLTEKGKELRVKAAEIPAQLVKKLDTGKLDLNELIDLREKLNRLIDSMVSRE, from the coding sequence ATGGAATACGATCAATTAAAACTTAGCAACCAGGTTTGTTTTCCCATTTATGCAGCTTCGCGATTAATAACACGCGAATACCAACCGCTACTCGACAAGCTGGGAATTACCTATCCGCAGTACCTGGTTTTAATGGTTCTTTGGGAAACCGACAATGTAACTGTAAACAAAATTACCAATAAACTGATTCTGAATACCAATACCGTAACTCCTCTTTTAAAACGAATGGAAGTGCTTGGATTAATTTCCCGAACACGATCGGAAAATGACGAGCGAAAAGTAATGGTCAGCCTAACTGAAAAAGGAAAAGAACTGCGCGTAAAAGCAGCTGAGATTCCTGCACAATTGGTAAAAAAACTGGATACCGGGAAATTAGATTTAAACGAACTTATCGATCTTCGGGAAAAATTAAACCGTTTAATTGATTCCATGGTTTCCAGGGAGTAG
- a CDS encoding glutathione peroxidase: MKNNFYQFSAQSLQGREIKMEAYKGKTVLVVNTASKCGLTPQFEGLEALNKKYKDKGLEILGFPCNQFANQEPGDEKSISEGCMINYGVTFQMFSKIDVNGETAHPIYKYLKNELGGTFGSKIKWNFTKFLIDAEGNPVKRFAPTTKPEKIDKYLEKVLN, translated from the coding sequence ATGAAAAACAATTTTTATCAATTTTCAGCACAGAGTCTGCAAGGCAGAGAAATTAAAATGGAAGCCTACAAAGGCAAAACAGTTTTGGTAGTGAACACCGCCAGCAAATGTGGATTAACACCCCAGTTTGAAGGCTTGGAAGCACTAAACAAAAAATACAAAGACAAAGGTTTGGAGATTCTTGGCTTTCCGTGTAACCAGTTTGCCAACCAGGAACCCGGCGACGAAAAATCCATTTCGGAAGGCTGCATGATCAATTATGGTGTAACATTTCAAATGTTTTCGAAAATTGACGTTAATGGCGAAACAGCCCACCCCATTTACAAATACCTGAAGAATGAGCTGGGTGGTACTTTCGGAAGCAAAATAAAATGGAATTTCACCAAATTTTTAATCGACGCCGAAGGAAATCCGGTAAAACGGTTTGCGCCAACCACTAAGCCCGAAAAAATAGACAAGTACCTGGAAAAGGTTTTAAACTAG